The following nucleotide sequence is from Vulpes vulpes isolate BD-2025 unplaced genomic scaffold, VulVul3 u000000697, whole genome shotgun sequence.
GAAAAGGCATTACTTTTCCGTTTTGGCCACACTGGTCAAGTAGCCGGGTTTAAGCAGGGATGTAGTTGGAGAACCATTAGCCTGGGACTTCTACCACATTGAGGGTTTATGGTGTCCTCGGTATATGAGAGGCAGGCCTCTCTCTTAACAAACACGTATTGATGAGGAATGCCAAGGAACAAAAGACAGCACCTGCCTTTAGGAGCCTGTAGTCTATGAAGGAGATGGTCCTACAGATGATACCGCGGTAGCGGCAAGGTTAGTGATGTGCTCAGTTGTGGGAGCTCAAGGAAATCATCTCACAGGCCTGGCTCCGATCAAACATGGCAGCTACACACAAAAATGTTACTTATTATTTGGGGgctgtaagaattttttttgctcattcttacccataatttctaaaatgaaaacgTATGTATCATTGTGATAGccaccacacttttttttttaaagatccttcaTACATTTTAACACAGAAACTTCAAGCCTTTCCTCTACCCATGCTTCTCCAGTTTTACAAAGATTTTTGACGAAGGGGCATTTTTGTCAGAGGTCTTAGAGCCTAGAACTAAACAGCGAATTCTAGGTCTGACCTCCGTGGTAAAAAgaggagtaaaagaaaaatatcacaccACGCTCACGTAGCAACTTCCCAAATGATGGTTTGAGGCTTCTCTGGGGCTCCATTCATACAGCCTCCACTCCCTGCAGTTGGTCCAGTTGGCAGGCACGTTCAGCTGTGATTGATGAAGACCGTGCCCCTCTCTGGGACCTGGACTGAGGCCTTGGGATGGACCTCTCTCCTCCCTTAGTACTCTAATCCctgtttcttccccttctcccactGCTAGCCTCTGAGAACCAGAACGGGAATGGACTGAGTGCCCCACCAGGTCCTGGTGGTGGCCCACACCCACCTCACGTACCCTCGCACCCCCCCAGCACCCGAATTACTCGAAGCCAGCCCAACCACACACCTGCCGGCCCTCCTggcccctccagcaaccctgtcaGTAACGGCAAAGAAACCCGGAGGAGCAGCAAGAGATAGCAAGACGTTCTTCATCCCTTCCCACCACCCACCATAACCCAGGTGTCTCCTGGAGAACACAGCCTCCTACTAGGCTGCTggtttttggggggtggggtggggatggctgGGTAGGTAGCAGTATTTTAGCCACTAAATTTCACTGCAGGGGTAGGGAGACGAGGCCTTTAGCCACCCTAAGCCCATACTCCCTGCCTTGCCCAGCTGAAGCTGCCTATCCCCTGGGATTGAGGCCCTTTGCCTGCCCTCCTTCCTTTTAGAAACCAGTCACAGTCTGTTTCCAATGTGTGTGATGTGGGAGTCGAATTGAACCCCTCCTTCCTAATAAACGTTACCACTCTGTGTGCTGGACTCCTTTGCTTTTTGTGGGAAAATGGAAAGGTTAGCAGTCGGACATCTGGGCAAGCAGAATATCCCTAGAAGGCAAAAGGAAGACAGCCTCGGCGAGGAGGCCCAGACAAAGCAGGCCTGCCCCTTTAAGGTagttccctcccctgccccctccctgcaggtGACCCTTgcccgcctgcctgcctgcccccccaCAGCTGGAACCAAGAAGGCTGTGTCCCCCTTCCTCTGGGCGTCCTTCCAGTCTCTGGCTGTCAGGTAATGCCAACCTCAACCCCCTCTACCAACTGCCCTAATCAGACTGTGCTCCCCTGATCTTAAGCCAGGTCAGACATCTGAGGGGAGCCCAgatacttctttccttcttccaccAGAGCTTCCCCTTTCTTGGTCATTGATTCCCAGAGCTCTGGCTCTTACTCTGCTGGGATAAGGAGCGGCTAAGAACGGTTTCTTCCGCAGGCACCTGGGGTTGCCACTTGCTGCCTCTTCACCCCCTTTCCAGCTGAGGGACACCCAGATGGGTCCCACTTTCCCAGAGAATGTGGAGATGGGGGTTGGAAATGAAGGAAGCCCTGTACCAGATCTAAGGTGGGAAGGGTGAGAGTATACGCAGGAAAAGGCTAAAATGGTACCAACTGGATTAGTGAGGTGAATTATTTAGAAGAAAAGGCTAGGCTCAGGTTTTCCTTAGCCATGTGGCTTTTCCAGGGGCAGAGGGTGGCCCCTCCCTACTCAGGGGCCCAGCCAAGACTGACCTTTGACCCCACCCCAGAGACCAGTGAACCATTAACTCCTCTCTGACGTTAGCCTTCCCACactggcccctcccctccctgacccGGCCCCAAGGCAGGTGGGCTAGGAGTTGGGGGGCTGCGGGGGTGTCCATCCCAGCCTTCTATCTGACGTCGCCTCCattccccgcacccccccccccccccccccgccccaggcgcCTGGAGGCTGAGCCCCGCTCCCTGTCCTGACTCAGGAGCCTCTGAGCGTCCACCATACGGCCTGAGTGAGACCTACGGTGACAGCTCTACTACTGCCAATGAGGGTGAGGCCCCTGTGGATTGAGGGGAGACAGGGTGGGGCGGGATTGGGGGGGGTTGGGGACAGATTGGGCGGTCAGCTCTGGATCAGCTGAGGGAGGCACTCTGGGTCAAGAAGGGTGCCCTAGGAACTGGCAAATAAGAGGCTGCTCCAGAAGGAGGTGATGGGGACCCGAGAAAGAAAGCGAGGGTGGGGGCTGCTGCTAGAATCAAGGTGGGGAGGTATGAGGAGTGAGGGTCCCCTGGGGCTGAGTTGACAGCAGAACAGAAGGCCaggcccttcctccctcttcttccaggGCACAGTCCTCAGGATGTTCCAAGGGGAATAGAAGCCGGAACCAGAGCCTCCAACCCATTCCCCCCCAATAATGGGGCCCCCAATGAATCACCTGCTAGCTGGCCTGTGTGTGGGGGTGACCTTGGGCTTGGTAGGGGGCTCAGCCCCCAACCTgggccccgctgagcaggagcaGAACCACTACCTGGCCCAGCTGTTTGGCCTGTATGGGGAGAACGGGACGCTGACGGCAGGGGGCCTGGCACGGCTTCTCCACAGCCTGGGGCTAGGCCGAGTACAGGCGCTCCGCCTGGGACACCACGGACCTCCAGCTGGCCGGGCTGCACCCCCAGCTGGAGACAATTACACGCACAGGTACtaaccccttcccccaccccaaaatgCCACCTCCCCAGCTCTTCTCAGTGCTTCCATCAGTCTCCTGTGGCCTAGCTCTAGCTTCCTAAAATTGGAttcctggaattaaaatttctgaaaaatctgACTCCTTGTATCCCTTCACAGCCCCCTGTGCTTCTGCTGCCTTCTAATTCTCTCCTCTTCCAAATCCCTGGGCCCTTCAACTCCTTGCTCTTAGCAGTGCTCAATGTCTCTCCAGGCTCCCAATATGTAGCATTTTTGGCTGCCCcccccatttctctctcacaCCCCCCATTCCTAGACCATTCCTCTAAATCAACAATCTCAGATCCTCCAAGAACTGAAATTCTACAGTTTCTGGGTCCCAGGAACTCTGGCTACTGGCTTCCGCCCTTTCCCCCTAACTGCCCTAGGAGCGtcaagggttgtttttttttttgttttgtttttttttttttttaatgtattttgcctttttttttttttttttttttttatgatagtcacacagagagagagagagagagaggcagagacataggcagagggagaagcaggctccatgcaccgggagcccgacgtgggattcgatcccgggtctccaggatcgtgccctgggccaaaggcaggcgccaaaccgctgcgccacccagggatcccttttttttttgttttttaagatttatttatttgagagagagagagagcacgtgcgcgagtagcagggagggacagagagtcttaagcagactccatgctgagctcagagctcaacatgaggctcgatttcatgatcctgagatcatgaactgagctgaaaccaagaatctgatgcttaaccaactacaccacccaggcgcccgttAAGGGGAGTTTCTTTAAGAACAcgagccagggcagcccgggtggctcagcggtttaagccgCCTTCagctggggcgtgatcctggagtccggggatcgagttccacgtcgggctccctgcatggagcctgcttctccctttgcctgtgtctctgcctctctctctctctatctctcatgaataaatagaatctttaaaaacaaacaaaaacacgaGCCAGTCTGACTTGCTCCCCCTTCCATTCcagatcacaggaccctgagctgagTGTGGATGTCTGGGCTGGGCTGCCTCTGGGTCCCTCAGGGTGGAGTGACCCAGAGGAGCCAAAAGGCCCAGCATCACCCCATGGGCCAGCCCCCTCGGGCCTGGACCTCTTTCACAGGCTTCTGTTGCTGGACCATTCCTTGGCTGACCATCTGAATGAGGATGTGAGTCTGATGATCTCTAGGTGCGGGGAAGGACCGTAGGATTTAGATGGCCTGAAATGTTTAAAGAGTAATTAAtacagttaattaaaaaataaatacaacccAATCCAGGTGTGATCTTAAGGTATGTTATTCCAATAGCAAAATAAGGTTCCTCTGGGCTCAGTGCACATGAGCCCACACCCAAATCTCCAAGACCTGGTTTAGGGACCACACTTGGCAAAGCAGAGAATCCAGAGACAACAGGCCAGGGTAGGATTTGGGGCCCGCTATCTGCAGGGAGCGGATGGCTTATCTTCAGCCAGAAAGACTGTGAACTTGTTCCATGTACACCAGAGGGCAGCAAAAGCAAAGTCTGAAGCAGGCCTGGTGAGGGTGAGCACCCCATCACAGGAGGCATTCAAGCCACGGCTGGTCGAACATGTGACAGGGCTGTTACGAGACAGGTTGGATGGTATTTTGAGTTCTTTCCCTGCTAAGGTTCTGCAGTGGAGGGCTCTGGTTGTCCAACCAACTCCATCACAAACTCAATGAAATCATCAGGGCCTTGGGAGGGAGATGGTGGCATTGTTTTACTAGCACGCAATCTGTACTGAGTTGAGTATTTGCAATGGATTGAATATTCACTAATAATTAACATACACCGATCATACAGAACCATCCCTAATCCCTGATGCACCTgccagggggagcagagggggccCCGGGGAGACCCAGGAGTCCCTGCAACGGAAAGACAGACATTAAGGATCTGAGCCACAGTTCTCAGCGATGCCCCCACGTATGACCCCCCCAACTCAAACTTCCTAGTGTCTGAACGGCTCCCAGCTGCTGGTCAATTTTGGCCTGAGCCCCGCTGCTCCTCTGACCCCTCATCAGTTTGCTCTGCTGTGCCCGGCCCTGCTTTATCAGATCGACAGTCGTGTCTGCATCCAGGCCCCTGGCCCAACGCCCCCCGGGGACCTTCTGTCTGGTCAGTGGGTGACAGTGGGTGGCAGGGTGCCTTGAATCCTGGTGGGGGGTGGGCCCCTGGCCAAGCAAGGGGGCTCGCGGGCCCCGCCTTCCCTCGGAGGCCATCCTCACCAGCCTGTCACTCTCCGCAGCCCTGATTCACAGTGCCCTGGCGGTCCTGCTGCTCAGCCTCCCGGCTCCCCTGTCCCTGCTCCTGCTGAGGCTCCTGGGAGCACGCCTCCTGCGGCCCCTGCTGGGCTTCCTGGGGGCCCTGGCCGTGGGCACTCTTTGTGGGGATGcgctgctgcacctgctgcctcaCGTAGGCCAAGCCCCTTCCCCGCCCAGCCCCGCGTCCccggcctcccccacccctccagggcctgcgctgaCCCCCTCTCCGGCAGGCCCGAGGAGGACAGCACGCCGGGCTTAACGGGCACCCAGAGGAGGACCTGGGACCGGGACTGTCCGTGCTCGGAGGCCTCTTCCTGCTTTTCGTGCTGGAGAACATGCTGGGGCTCCTGCGGCACCGAGGCCTCCGGCCAGTGAGTGATGCCCCCCTCCGGCTGCGGCCTGAAGCACAGGCCGGGTGGGCCCCACTGGCCGCGGGTGGCAGGAGGCTCCGGCGGCTTCCCAGCGCCcaggctggctctggggctggcTCAGGGGGCACGGGGCGACTGCTCACGCCACCCACGGTGGGGGGGGGAGCAACCTGGGAAGATAGCACAGAGGCCAAACACACGCCCAAGGGCTGGCGGGACCTGGAGTGCGTCTGGCAGCCGCCGCCTGGCCTGTGCTTAGCGCCCGGCcccgctgcctcctccaggagggACTCCCTCCCCTTTCAGGGATGCTGCGGGCTGCAGAGGAAGGAGCTCGGCGCGCCCGGGCCGGACCCCGAGGACAGCGGGACGGGCCTTCAGCCCCTACAGGCGGCTCCGGGTGAGCAGAGGGGGAGCCAAGGGGAGGCTTGGGCGGGGCCCCCGCAGCCGTGCGCACTGTCCCTGTCCCTCCCGCAGAGCCGGCAGCCCAGGGCCGCGGGGAGCAGGCCCCGCCAGCTCCCGCCCCCCCTGGCCACCAAGGCCACAGCCACGGGCCCCGGGGCGGCGCTGGCGCCAACATAACGTGGATGGTCCTCCTGGGAGACGCTCTGCACAACCTCACTGATGGGCTGGCCATAGGTGCGAGGGGCAGGCGGGACCcaggggggctcctggggggcaggCGGGGCGCGGGTCCCCCACTAACCTCCACCCTGCCAACGCCAGGCGCCGCCTTCTCCGACGGCTTCTCCAGCGGCCTCAGCACCACCGTGGCCGTCTTCTGCCATGAGCTACCCCACGAGCTGGGTAGGAAGGGCAGACGTGGTGGGCTCCGGGCCACCCTGGGTGGCCGgcgggtggtggggtgggggccgcaGCTGATGCCCGCCGCCTGGCCTCCTCCCACAGGTGACTTCGCTGTGCTGCTCAGGGCAGGGCTGCCCTTccggcggctgctgctgctgagccTGGTGTCCGGAGCCCTGGGGCTCGGGGGtgcagccctgggggtggggctcagtTTGGGCCCCGTCCCCCTCACTCCCTGGGTGTTCGGGGTCACGGCCGGGGTATTCCTCTATGTGGCCCTCGTGGACATGGTGAGAGGCGTGGGGCAGTGCAGAGAGAGCAAGGGATGCGGGCAGCTgggtgcgcggggggggggggggggggggggcaggtccctccacctccaccttggaccggggggggggggggggggggggggcgcgtggAGTCTGAGCCACAAGGGCCTGGAAGAgtctggaggggaggggctgcccGCCGCTACTTCCCCCCTGCcgcctcctccctggcctccgTGTCCCTCCCGCGCTTCAGGGGGGCAGACACAgggccaggagcccgatgtgctTCTTTCGGCTTCTTTCCTTTCAGCTACCAGCCCTGCTTCGTCCTCCGGAGCCCCTCCCTACGCTCGACGTGCtgctgcaggggctggggctgctgctgggggGCAGCCTCATGCTCACCATAGCCCTGCTGGAGGAGCAGCTATGGCCCCTGGTCTCCGATGGCTGACGGGGGCGGTGGAAAGGCGTCGGGGttgcccttccttccccccaaCCACAGGAATGGAGGCGGGACACAGGGCCAGTAGGAGCAATAGGATTTTAATAAACAGAACCCATCCCAAAGCCATGACTACGACAGTTGTACTTGCACCAAAACAGCATAGAAAAGGATGTAGTGGGAGAGGGGCTCAAAGCAGGTCAGGGGAGGACATGAGCAGGGGCCTGGAGGGTGCAGGGTGCATCAATCTGCAGGGAGAGCATTGTGCTTTAGCccaggggggagagggggtggggcaaaTGCACCGGAAGGTCCCCACTTTTTCCTGCTGCCCTCAGCACCCTGGGGGTACAGGCATCTGGGCAGATCTGCCCTTTATTGCTGCCCACCAGCATTAAACACCCCCGACCCCAACACTAGCACCACAGGTGGATCCAGGGCAGGGAGAAGGGCGGGAACGGGAAAATTGCTTAGAGAAAGATTCAACTGGAATCCAGTGAATTGTGCTCAGTTCTCTTTACTTCCTACAACCGAGTACATGGGTCACAGGGTGGAGGGTGCAACAGGACATGGAACATGCCCCTCAGTGCCCCTGACACACCCCTGCACACAGGATGGTGGTGTCTGCAGCATCACAGGTCATGCAGGGCACGGGGAAGGGGAGGTTCGCACACATGTAGACGCCCACAGCGGGTACCAGACAGAGAACACCCCTGAATATACACAGCTGTACACAGGGAACCCCCAGGCCCCCAACCCAACCCTCTCCTCTGTCTTGCCGTCCCCCAGGCAGGAGGAACTGTATTGCTTTGAGAGAGCCACCCTGGGGGCCGCTCTGCCAggcaccctcccctccctcccccccacccccattttggCACATCTGCAAGACACGCGGCAGCAGAGGGtaggctccctccctcccaggcttCTGTGGCTCAGAGTTGAGGAAGGGGGCAGGAGACTTATCCTCCATCTCTCCCCTCGCCCTTCCCAAACCCCCGCCGAACCCACTCCAGCCggaacccacccccaccccccaaacacacatacaaagCTGAGCTATCCAGGAATACCGGGGAACAAGGAGATTGTCTGGGACAGGAGCGGAGGCAGTCGGGGGAGAAAGGACTGGAAGCAGAGACCCCACCCTGGTGTGGGGGTAAGACTGGCACAACAGCTACTTTAGTGCAATTGGAGAGGGTGCCCAGAGTGAGGCATGGAGATGGGAGGGGAAGGCTCTCCCGGACTTCCTTGGGGGCAACGCCAGGCTCCCCAGGGAACGGGCCCAGCAGGAGCGAGCGAGGGCCAAGGGCAGAAGCTCTCAGTCACCcgccaccctctgccctcccaaaTGCAGTGACAGTGTCCCCCCTCACACCTAAGTGGGCAACAGCAGCCTCGGAGTCAGTACCTTCAAGTAATTCATAGAacagaccctccccaccccagcttcctCCCATCTCTGGGATTTGGTCGCTTCTCTAGGGTTGGGTCGGGGAGGAGGGAGTCCCCACATCAGAcccttccctctccacctccctcttccCAGACCACTGGGCTTGGTCCTCAAAGATtccttgcccccacccctgcccagcctgggTCAAGGCCGTGGAGGGCTGGAGCCACAattggaggggaaggggctgctTTGCTCCTTATCCCTCCTTCTGAAAAGGTAGGGTTCAAACTAGGCAGGATGGGGCCCCATACTGGTTTGCCCCAGGAGGAGGGCTTCTGGGCTAGGGTCTGTAAGGCTATTTTCCTTTGCGgtgggaaagggaggtggggatgaacacagggtgtggggagagggggagaaacggtggagagggaaggaggaaggggcctCCCTGCCAGAGCCGTCGTGGATTCCCCAGGACGAAGCAGCACCTCTGTGCACAGACGCAGAGTGTGCCTGGTCCCGGCCCCTCCAGCCAGGCCCAACCTCCCCTCCCGGGGTCCCTTCCAAGACCCCGGGGGAGGTTTCAGGGATACAGCTGTAGAACCGTTCACTCTGGccccacgccccccaccccacccaccctctcctccccttctagGTCCGGGGAGTAAGAAGGTGCTCGGGTGGGCAGACAGCGGTGGAAACAGTATTGAGTTTTCCTTTGGTTACATATTGAAGGCAAAGGTGAGCTGGACTTACAGTCAAAACGGATAGGgatgaggaaggaagaggggccATGCCGGGgttggagagggaggcaggccctcctcagcccctccaccccaAGGAACACATGTCTAAGTGGGGTGGCAGTCCCTCAGTCTcatctctcccaccccccacagcaccaaacagaaggagaagccccctcccccaggggccgctccccaccccaacctgggCTGTACATTCAGTGGTTTTCAGCAGTCCTATGGCTCAGGGGGCCACAGCGGGGGAGGTGGCCCGTCAGTCTCAG
It contains:
- the SLC39A5 gene encoding zinc transporter ZIP5 isoform X1, whose translation is MGPPMNHLLAGLCVGVTLGLVGGSAPNLGPAEQEQNHYLAQLFGLYGENGTLTAGGLARLLHSLGLGRVQALRLGHHGPPAGRAAPPAGDNYTHRSQDPELSVDVWAGLPLGPSGWSDPEEPKGPASPHGPAPSGLDLFHRLLLLDHSLADHLNEDCLNGSQLLVNFGLSPAAPLTPHQFALLCPALLYQIDSRVCIQAPGPTPPGDLLSALIHSALAVLLLSLPAPLSLLLLRLLGARLLRPLLGFLGALAVGTLCGDALLHLLPHARGGQHAGLNGHPEEDLGPGLSVLGGLFLLFVLENMLGLLRHRGLRPGCCGLQRKELGAPGPDPEDSGTGLQPLQAAPEPAAQGRGEQAPPAPAPPGHQGHSHGPRGGAGANITWMVLLGDALHNLTDGLAIGAAFSDGFSSGLSTTVAVFCHELPHELGDFAVLLRAGLPFRRLLLLSLVSGALGLGGAALGVGLSLGPVPLTPWVFGVTAGVFLYVALVDMLPALLRPPEPLPTLDVLLQGLGLLLGGSLMLTIALLEEQLWPLVSDG
- the SLC39A5 gene encoding zinc transporter ZIP5 isoform X2, which codes for MGPPMNHLLAGLCVGVTLGLVGGSAPNLGPAEQEQNHYLAQLFGLYGENGTLTAGGLARLLHSLGLGRVQALRLGHHGPPAGRAAPPAGDNYTHRSQDPELSVDVWAGLPLGPSGWSDPEEPKGPASPHGPAPSGLDLFHRLLLLDHSLADHLNEDCLNGSQLLVNFGLSPAAPLTPHQFALLCPALLYQIDSRVCIQAPGPTPPGDLLSALIHSALAVLLLSLPAPLSLLLLRLLGARLLRPLLGFLGALAVGTLCGDALLHLLPHARGGQHAGLNGHPEEDLGPGLSVLGGLFLLFVLENMLGLLRHRGLRPGCCGLQRKELGAPGPDPEDSGTGLQPLQAAPGAAFSDGFSSGLSTTVAVFCHELPHELGDFAVLLRAGLPFRRLLLLSLVSGALGLGGAALGVGLSLGPVPLTPWVFGVTAGVFLYVALVDMLPALLRPPEPLPTLDVLLQGLGLLLGGSLMLTIALLEEQLWPLVSDG